A part of Desulfobacteraceae bacterium genomic DNA contains:
- a CDS encoding DUF3786 domain-containing protein: MARIDDYQQARDLAAEALARESLAAISRRSGFAEADDGLAVPFLTRRYRVDYPSFHFTDAADPAAEVPLQEQVLILHYLLGAEAGLPSQDWVAYREIPGASFYFSAFVKRAIEPLKKVFGANAVAFRKAAAALGGQAIGAGDAGFELRVFPRVAVQFILWEGDEEFGAEANILFNPGIQGRLSPEDIAWLAGMVVYRMMALSR, from the coding sequence ATGGCACGTATCGACGACTATCAGCAGGCGCGGGACCTTGCGGCCGAAGCCCTGGCGCGTGAATCCCTGGCGGCCATCAGCCGGCGGTCGGGCTTTGCGGAAGCCGATGACGGGCTTGCGGTCCCTTTTCTCACCCGGCGCTACCGGGTGGACTACCCGTCCTTTCACTTCACTGACGCAGCGGACCCGGCGGCCGAAGTGCCGCTCCAGGAACAGGTGTTGATTCTGCACTACCTCCTGGGTGCCGAAGCCGGTCTGCCCTCCCAGGACTGGGTGGCCTACCGCGAGATTCCGGGGGCCTCCTTTTATTTCAGCGCCTTCGTCAAACGGGCGATCGAGCCCCTCAAGAAAGTTTTCGGCGCCAATGCCGTGGCCTTTCGCAAGGCCGCGGCGGCCCTGGGGGGGCAGGCCATAGGGGCCGGGGACGCGGGCTTTGAGCTGCGGGTCTTTCCCCGGGTGGCCGTTCAGTTCATTCTCTGGGAAGGGGACGAGGAGTTCGGGGCCGAGGCCAATATCCTCTTCAACCCGGGGATCCAAGGGCGGTTGTCGCCCGAGGACATCGCCTGGTTGGCCGGGATGGTGGTCTACCGGATGATGGCGCTGTCGCGCTGA
- a CDS encoding dihydropteroate synthase — translation MADKLIEVLRPKKDVGEFWVIGESLNVIGTKIGKAFKERDPKPIQEEALFQKSKGVDMIDINLGPAKKDGHELMPWVVEVVQEVVDDVPLVLDTSNIDAIEAALPKCKMPKMINSIMVRQARYERMVPIAAKYNADFCALMWGPEGLPRDENERAALLVELMTVANEAGIPNDQMWVDGLVTPVNIQQPQAISLMNFMDMLQEIMPGAMSTCGVSNISSGIPDHLRHVMNVTFTVMLNIHGMQSFIADCKDDITMALAHGKRPDIFEAIQATMDGNAPDLNSVSEEIRNYVKSCKVILGETLFSDSWLEV, via the coding sequence ATGGCGGATAAACTGATCGAAGTACTGCGGCCCAAAAAGGATGTCGGCGAGTTCTGGGTCATCGGCGAGAGCTTGAACGTTATCGGGACCAAAATCGGCAAGGCCTTCAAGGAGCGCGACCCCAAGCCCATCCAGGAGGAAGCCCTTTTCCAGAAATCCAAGGGTGTTGATATGATCGACATCAACCTCGGTCCGGCCAAGAAAGACGGTCATGAGTTGATGCCGTGGGTCGTGGAAGTGGTCCAGGAGGTGGTCGACGATGTTCCCCTGGTGCTCGACACGTCCAACATCGACGCCATCGAGGCCGCCCTGCCCAAGTGCAAGATGCCCAAGATGATCAACTCCATCATGGTCCGGCAGGCGCGCTACGAGCGCATGGTGCCCATAGCGGCGAAGTACAACGCCGATTTCTGCGCCCTGATGTGGGGCCCCGAAGGCCTGCCGCGGGACGAAAACGAGCGCGCCGCCCTGCTGGTGGAACTGATGACGGTCGCCAACGAGGCCGGCATCCCCAACGATCAGATGTGGGTGGACGGCCTCGTGACCCCCGTCAACATCCAGCAGCCCCAGGCCATCAGCCTGATGAACTTCATGGACATGCTGCAGGAGATCATGCCCGGGGCCATGAGCACCTGCGGGGTCTCCAACATCTCCAGCGGCATTCCGGATCATCTGCGGCACGTGATGAACGTCACCTTTACGGTCATGCTCAATATCCACGGCATGCAGTCCTTTATCGCCGATTGCAAGGACGACATCACCATGGCCCTGGCCCACGGCAAGCGGCCGGATATTTTCGAAGCCATCCAGGCCACCATGGACGGCAATGCCCCGGATCTCAACAGCGTGTCCGAGGAAATCCGCAACTACGTCAAGTCCTGCAAGGTCATTCTCGGGGAAACCCTCTTCTCCGACTCCTGGCTCGAAGTGTAA
- a CDS encoding acetyl-CoA decarbonylase/synthase complex subunit gamma, producing MALTGIQIFKLLPKTNCKECGVPTCLAFAMNLASGKASLDDCPYVSDEAREKLAEASAPPILPVAIGKGVRKFQVGGETVMYRHEKTFFNPTALGALVPSDIVADALKTKLKAWNALQYERVGLNLRPELVALKDVNGDKAAFGAAAKTIAETSEFNLVLMTDDVEVMKAGIEAAGFKQPLMYAATAANIDAYSALAKENGLPLAVKADSVEGLPPLTEKLVGMGIKTIVLDPGSREIKAALEDQVAIRRAALKNGNRAVGFPTIAFPCEMAGNLDMETLIASMFIAKYGSIVILSDFTGENLFPLLLERLNIFTDPQRPMTVTEDIYPINNPDENSPVLVTTNFALTYFIVSGEVEASKVPAWLLIKDSEGLSVMTAWAAGKFNGDEVGMFVKKCGIMDKVKHTELIIPGYAAAIAGDVEEELPGWTITVGPREAAHLSAFLKQKV from the coding sequence ATGGCATTAACCGGTATTCAGATTTTCAAACTTCTGCCCAAAACCAACTGCAAGGAGTGCGGGGTGCCCACCTGCCTTGCCTTCGCCATGAACCTGGCATCGGGCAAGGCCAGCCTGGACGATTGCCCCTACGTATCCGACGAGGCCCGTGAGAAGCTGGCGGAGGCCTCGGCCCCGCCGATTCTGCCGGTCGCCATCGGCAAGGGGGTCCGGAAGTTTCAGGTGGGCGGCGAAACCGTCATGTACCGCCACGAAAAAACATTTTTCAACCCCACCGCCCTGGGGGCCCTGGTGCCCTCGGATATCGTCGCCGACGCCCTGAAGACCAAGCTCAAGGCGTGGAACGCGCTGCAGTACGAGCGGGTGGGGCTCAACCTGCGGCCGGAGCTGGTCGCCCTCAAGGACGTCAACGGCGACAAAGCGGCCTTCGGTGCGGCCGCCAAGACGATTGCCGAGACCTCCGAGTTCAACCTGGTGCTGATGACCGACGACGTCGAGGTCATGAAGGCTGGCATCGAGGCCGCCGGCTTCAAACAGCCGCTGATGTATGCCGCCACCGCCGCCAATATCGATGCCTACAGTGCGCTGGCCAAGGAAAACGGTCTGCCCCTGGCGGTAAAGGCCGATTCGGTGGAGGGCCTGCCGCCGCTCACCGAGAAGCTCGTGGGGATGGGCATCAAGACCATCGTGCTGGACCCCGGGTCACGTGAAATCAAGGCCGCCCTGGAAGACCAGGTGGCCATCCGGCGCGCGGCGCTTAAAAACGGCAACCGTGCCGTGGGCTTCCCGACGATCGCCTTCCCCTGCGAAATGGCCGGCAACCTGGACATGGAAACCCTGATCGCCAGCATGTTCATCGCCAAGTACGGCAGCATCGTGATCCTCTCGGATTTCACCGGTGAAAACCTCTTCCCGCTGCTGCTGGAGCGGCTCAACATCTTCACCGACCCCCAGCGCCCCATGACGGTCACCGAAGACATCTACCCCATCAACAACCCCGATGAAAATTCGCCCGTGTTGGTGACCACCAACTTCGCCCTGACCTATTTTATCGTTTCCGGCGAAGTGGAAGCCAGCAAGGTCCCGGCTTGGCTGTTGATCAAGGACTCCGAGGGGCTTTCGGTCATGACCGCCTGGGCGGCCGGCAAGTTCAACGGAGACGAAGTCGGCATGTTCGTCAAAAAATGCGGCATCATGGACAAGGTCAAGCACACCGAACTGATCATCCCGGGCTATGCCGCGGCGATTGCCGGTGACGTCGAGGAAGAGCTGCCCGGCTGGACGATCACCGTCGGCCCGCGGGAAGCGGCCCATCTGTCGGCGTTTCTGAAGCAGAAGGTTTGA
- the cdhC gene encoding CO dehydrogenase/CO-methylating acetyl-CoA synthase complex subunit beta has translation MSKLVAFAAIQGGYNIVSKVEGLLKTTLEKHEAATKVGFPNTAYFLPVIYSLTGHKVETLEDMQKPLEIARKLLPPHLKGKHHLPYLGPLLDAGMAALFAFEIQEAIRYLEDPDFYLHSEEIDEEAGKIWLGAADDTVFRKRGVEFVDGSAPGFAAIVGAAPDPETAKLIVEEYQQKSLYIFCAANQNGTTVSQQLLEAGVQIGWNTRIVPFGPDISSAIFALGFANRAAMAFGGVQPGDYRKILLYNKNRIFAFVNALGDVNAEWAAAAAGCVNWGFPTLADTDIPEILPTGICTYEHVVANVKHEEMAQRSIEVRGLKVQVTKIDIPCAFGPAFEGERVRGADLFCQMGGGKTQCTELVKMAEMNEIEDGKVTVIGPDIPDLKQGDVLPLGIYVQVAGREFQADFEPIIERQIHHLVNYIQYVMHIGQRDIAWIRVSKAAVEKGFTFKDIGVVLHAKFHQDFTKIIDKVQVTLYTKKEDVDKLTARARAEYKMRDARVDTMTDESEETFYSCTLCQSFAPTHVCTVSPERTGLCGAYNWMDCKASYEINPTGPNQPIEKGECLDPKLGQWKGVNEFVTKASRGAITHYNFYSMVVDPMTTCGCCECIAALLPGCNGVMTVNREYAGETPCGMKFTTLAGVMGGGASSPGFVGHSKYNITQRKFIVGDGGLLRMVWMPKMLKEEIKDRIIARGKEMGCENLYDMIADETVGTTEEEIMSFLQEKGHPALTMEPIVG, from the coding sequence ATGTCTAAACTCGTAGCATTTGCGGCCATCCAGGGTGGCTACAACATCGTCTCCAAGGTCGAAGGTCTACTCAAGACCACATTGGAAAAACACGAGGCCGCCACCAAGGTCGGCTTCCCCAACACCGCCTACTTCCTGCCGGTCATCTACTCTCTGACCGGCCACAAGGTGGAAACCCTCGAGGACATGCAAAAGCCGCTGGAGATCGCCCGCAAGCTCCTGCCGCCGCACCTCAAGGGCAAGCACCACCTGCCGTACCTCGGGCCCCTGCTGGACGCCGGCATGGCCGCCCTGTTCGCCTTTGAAATCCAGGAGGCGATCCGCTACCTGGAGGACCCGGATTTCTACCTGCACTCCGAGGAGATCGACGAGGAGGCCGGCAAGATCTGGCTGGGCGCCGCCGACGACACCGTTTTCCGCAAGCGCGGGGTGGAATTCGTCGATGGTTCGGCCCCGGGTTTCGCCGCCATCGTCGGCGCGGCCCCGGATCCCGAAACTGCCAAGCTGATCGTGGAGGAATACCAGCAGAAATCCCTCTACATTTTCTGCGCCGCCAACCAGAACGGGACCACCGTCAGCCAGCAGCTGCTCGAGGCCGGGGTCCAGATCGGCTGGAACACCCGCATCGTGCCCTTCGGGCCGGACATCTCCTCGGCGATCTTCGCCCTCGGCTTCGCCAACCGCGCGGCCATGGCCTTCGGCGGGGTGCAGCCCGGCGATTACCGCAAGATCCTGCTCTACAACAAAAACCGCATCTTCGCCTTCGTCAACGCCCTGGGCGACGTCAACGCCGAGTGGGCCGCGGCGGCCGCCGGCTGCGTCAACTGGGGTTTTCCGACCCTGGCCGACACCGACATCCCCGAAATTCTGCCCACCGGTATCTGCACCTACGAGCACGTCGTGGCCAACGTCAAGCACGAGGAGATGGCCCAGCGCTCCATCGAAGTGCGCGGCCTCAAGGTCCAGGTGACCAAGATCGACATCCCGTGCGCCTTCGGCCCGGCCTTCGAGGGCGAGCGGGTGCGCGGGGCGGATCTCTTCTGCCAGATGGGCGGCGGTAAGACCCAGTGCACCGAACTGGTCAAGATGGCCGAAATGAACGAGATCGAGGACGGCAAGGTCACCGTGATCGGCCCCGACATCCCCGACCTCAAACAGGGCGATGTCTTGCCCCTGGGGATCTACGTGCAGGTGGCCGGCCGCGAATTCCAGGCGGACTTCGAGCCCATCATCGAGCGCCAGATCCACCACCTGGTGAACTACATCCAGTACGTGATGCACATCGGCCAGCGCGATATCGCCTGGATCCGGGTGAGCAAGGCGGCGGTGGAGAAGGGCTTTACCTTCAAAGACATCGGCGTCGTCCTGCATGCCAAGTTCCACCAGGATTTCACCAAGATCATCGACAAGGTCCAGGTCACCCTCTACACCAAGAAGGAGGATGTGGACAAGCTGACCGCCAGGGCCCGCGCGGAGTATAAGATGCGCGACGCGCGAGTTGACACCATGACCGACGAAAGCGAGGAGACCTTCTACTCCTGCACCCTGTGCCAGTCCTTCGCACCCACCCACGTCTGTACCGTCAGCCCCGAGCGCACCGGCCTCTGCGGCGCCTACAACTGGATGGACTGCAAGGCCTCTTATGAGATCAACCCCACCGGTCCCAACCAGCCCATCGAAAAGGGCGAATGCCTGGATCCCAAGCTGGGTCAGTGGAAAGGGGTCAACGAGTTCGTTACCAAGGCCTCCCGCGGCGCCATCACCCACTACAACTTCTACTCGATGGTGGTCGACCCCATGACCACCTGCGGCTGCTGCGAGTGCATCGCGGCGCTGCTGCCGGGCTGTAACGGGGTCATGACGGTCAACCGCGAGTACGCCGGCGAGACCCCCTGCGGCATGAAGTTCACCACCCTGGCCGGCGTCATGGGCGGCGGGGCTTCATCGCCGGGGTTTGTGGGGCACTCCAAGTACAACATCACCCAGCGCAAGTTCATCGTCGGCGACGGCGGGCTGCTGCGCATGGTCTGGATGCCCAAGATGCTCAAGGAGGAGATCAAGGACCGCATCATCGCCCGCGGCAAGGAGATGGGCTGTGAGAACCTCTACGACATGATCGCCGACGAGACCGTGGGCACCACGGAGGAGGAGATCATGTCCTTCCTCCAGGAAAAAGGCCATCCGGCCCTCACCATGGAGCCCATTGTCGGTTAA